Proteins from one Acanthopagrus latus isolate v.2019 chromosome 18, fAcaLat1.1, whole genome shotgun sequence genomic window:
- the tmem129 gene encoding E3 ubiquitin-protein ligase TM129 isoform X1, protein MESPELTFTFAYIVFAFCFVFTPNEFRSAGLTVQNLFSSSLGSEDVGFTQYHIKRTSITVLVHSALPLGYYIGMCIAAPEKNLGYILQVSDNWRAFLFFSLCLQLASWTLIIYWSSHHWHNHPISRALQAHVRPPHASWGSVATSVNNEFRRIDKFATGAPGARVIVTDSWVLKVTTYHVYMALQSECHVTVTESRQHQLSPDLAHPAQILTLRVDSINPAIRPFDIRLNSTEYAELREKLHAPIRNSANVVIHQTISELFLETFRAQVDLNQPYTLPSGQEIEPCIGCMQVLANTKLVRLCQTEGADNESECQQCYCRPMWCLSCLGRWFASRQDQQRPETWLSSRVPCPTCRAKFCILDICIVR, encoded by the exons ATGGAAAGCCCTGAGTTAACTTTTACTTTTGCCTACATTGTGTTCGCTTTCTGCTTCGTGTTCACGCCGAACGAGTTCCGTTCGGCCGGTCTGACCGTTCAGAACCTGTTCTCGTCCTCGCTCGGCAGCGAGGATGTGGGATTCACCCAGTACCACATCAAGAGGACCAGCATTACCGTACTGGTGCACTCTGCTCTGCCTTTAG GTTACTACATAGGGATGTGTATCGCTGCTCCAGAGAAAAACCTGGGATACATCCTGCAG GTGAGTGACAACTGGAGAgcgtttctcttcttctctctctgcctgcagttGGCCAGCTGGACGCTCATCATCTACTGGTCCAGCCATCACTGGCACAACCATCCGATCAGCCGGGCCCTGCAGGCCCACGTACGGCCTCCTCACGCTAGTTGGGGCTCTGTGGCAACCAGCGTCAACAATGAGTTCAGACGCATAGATAAGTTTGCTACAGGGGCACCTGGAGCCAGAGTTATTGTTACTGACAGTTGGGTGTTGAAG GTGACCACCTATCACGTATACATGGCCTTACAGAGTGAGTGtcatgtgacagtgacagagtcCAGACAACACCAGCTGAGTCCAGACTTGGCCCATCCCGCACAGATCTTGACCCTGAGAGTGGACAGCATCAACCCCGCCATCAGACCCTTTGATATCAG GCTCAACTCTACAGAGTATGCAGAGCTCCGAGAGAAACTCCACGCTCCCATCAGAAACTCTGCCAATGTAGTGATCCACCAAACTATTAGTGAACTCTTCCTGGAAACATTCAGAGCTCAGGTGGACCTCAATCAGCCGTACACTCTCCCCAGTGGACAG GAGATTGAACCCTGTATTGGCTGTATGCAGGTTCTTGCAAACACCAAGCTGGTCAGACTCTGCCAAACAGAAG GAGCTGATAACGAGTCGGAGTGCCAGCAGTGTTACTGCAGACCCATGTGGTGTCTCTCCTGTCTGGGTCGGTGGTTTGCAAGTCGCCAAGACCAGCAAAGACCTGAGACCTGGCTGTCCAGCAGAGTCCCCTGCCCCACCTGTAGAGCGAAATTCTGTATACTGGACATTTGTATAGTCCGTTGA
- the tmem129 gene encoding E3 ubiquitin-protein ligase TM129 isoform X2, which translates to MSPPGLRTVNTLKKCSTKKQKNKTNTQKNRCRHTPVQLAAVKLLIEIRGRKKTKKKKRHYLDVCYYIGMCIAAPEKNLGYILQVSDNWRAFLFFSLCLQLASWTLIIYWSSHHWHNHPISRALQAHVRPPHASWGSVATSVNNEFRRIDKFATGAPGARVIVTDSWVLKVTTYHVYMALQSECHVTVTESRQHQLSPDLAHPAQILTLRVDSINPAIRPFDIRLNSTEYAELREKLHAPIRNSANVVIHQTISELFLETFRAQVDLNQPYTLPSGQEIEPCIGCMQVLANTKLVRLCQTEGADNESECQQCYCRPMWCLSCLGRWFASRQDQQRPETWLSSRVPCPTCRAKFCILDICIVR; encoded by the exons ATGTCCCCTCCAGGGCTCCGTACCGTAAATACTCTGAAGAAgtgttcaacaaaaaaacaaaaaaacaaaacaaacacacaaaaaaacagatgtcgTCATACTCCGGTACAGTTGGCGGCGGTAAAGCTACTGATTGAAATCCGCGGGcggaagaagacgaagaagaagaagagacactACCTCGACGTGT GTTACTACATAGGGATGTGTATCGCTGCTCCAGAGAAAAACCTGGGATACATCCTGCAG GTGAGTGACAACTGGAGAgcgtttctcttcttctctctctgcctgcagttGGCCAGCTGGACGCTCATCATCTACTGGTCCAGCCATCACTGGCACAACCATCCGATCAGCCGGGCCCTGCAGGCCCACGTACGGCCTCCTCACGCTAGTTGGGGCTCTGTGGCAACCAGCGTCAACAATGAGTTCAGACGCATAGATAAGTTTGCTACAGGGGCACCTGGAGCCAGAGTTATTGTTACTGACAGTTGGGTGTTGAAG GTGACCACCTATCACGTATACATGGCCTTACAGAGTGAGTGtcatgtgacagtgacagagtcCAGACAACACCAGCTGAGTCCAGACTTGGCCCATCCCGCACAGATCTTGACCCTGAGAGTGGACAGCATCAACCCCGCCATCAGACCCTTTGATATCAG GCTCAACTCTACAGAGTATGCAGAGCTCCGAGAGAAACTCCACGCTCCCATCAGAAACTCTGCCAATGTAGTGATCCACCAAACTATTAGTGAACTCTTCCTGGAAACATTCAGAGCTCAGGTGGACCTCAATCAGCCGTACACTCTCCCCAGTGGACAG GAGATTGAACCCTGTATTGGCTGTATGCAGGTTCTTGCAAACACCAAGCTGGTCAGACTCTGCCAAACAGAAG GAGCTGATAACGAGTCGGAGTGCCAGCAGTGTTACTGCAGACCCATGTGGTGTCTCTCCTGTCTGGGTCGGTGGTTTGCAAGTCGCCAAGACCAGCAAAGACCTGAGACCTGGCTGTCCAGCAGAGTCCCCTGCCCCACCTGTAGAGCGAAATTCTGTATACTGGACATTTGTATAGTCCGTTGA
- the tmem129 gene encoding E3 ubiquitin-protein ligase TM129 isoform X3: MCIAAPEKNLGYILQVSDNWRAFLFFSLCLQLASWTLIIYWSSHHWHNHPISRALQAHVRPPHASWGSVATSVNNEFRRIDKFATGAPGARVIVTDSWVLKVTTYHVYMALQSECHVTVTESRQHQLSPDLAHPAQILTLRVDSINPAIRPFDIRLNSTEYAELREKLHAPIRNSANVVIHQTISELFLETFRAQVDLNQPYTLPSGQEIEPCIGCMQVLANTKLVRLCQTEGADNESECQQCYCRPMWCLSCLGRWFASRQDQQRPETWLSSRVPCPTCRAKFCILDICIVR, translated from the exons ATGTGTATCGCTGCTCCAGAGAAAAACCTGGGATACATCCTGCAG GTGAGTGACAACTGGAGAgcgtttctcttcttctctctctgcctgcagttGGCCAGCTGGACGCTCATCATCTACTGGTCCAGCCATCACTGGCACAACCATCCGATCAGCCGGGCCCTGCAGGCCCACGTACGGCCTCCTCACGCTAGTTGGGGCTCTGTGGCAACCAGCGTCAACAATGAGTTCAGACGCATAGATAAGTTTGCTACAGGGGCACCTGGAGCCAGAGTTATTGTTACTGACAGTTGGGTGTTGAAG GTGACCACCTATCACGTATACATGGCCTTACAGAGTGAGTGtcatgtgacagtgacagagtcCAGACAACACCAGCTGAGTCCAGACTTGGCCCATCCCGCACAGATCTTGACCCTGAGAGTGGACAGCATCAACCCCGCCATCAGACCCTTTGATATCAG GCTCAACTCTACAGAGTATGCAGAGCTCCGAGAGAAACTCCACGCTCCCATCAGAAACTCTGCCAATGTAGTGATCCACCAAACTATTAGTGAACTCTTCCTGGAAACATTCAGAGCTCAGGTGGACCTCAATCAGCCGTACACTCTCCCCAGTGGACAG GAGATTGAACCCTGTATTGGCTGTATGCAGGTTCTTGCAAACACCAAGCTGGTCAGACTCTGCCAAACAGAAG GAGCTGATAACGAGTCGGAGTGCCAGCAGTGTTACTGCAGACCCATGTGGTGTCTCTCCTGTCTGGGTCGGTGGTTTGCAAGTCGCCAAGACCAGCAAAGACCTGAGACCTGGCTGTCCAGCAGAGTCCCCTGCCCCACCTGTAGAGCGAAATTCTGTATACTGGACATTTGTATAGTCCGTTGA
- the LOC119006925 gene encoding high choriolytic enzyme 1-like encodes MTPSASLLLLLLLLGLCQAHPLQEEGGQEEEEVPDTMDITTRILTSNNATDEMLLEGDLLAPKTRNAMTCWSQSCLWRKASNGLVMIPFTMSAEFSSWERQTIDRGMKAFHSSTCIRFVPRQNEYDYISVENRGGCFSALGRTGGRQVLSLNKQGCLYHGIIQHEINHALGFQHEQTRSDRDYYVRINWENIDPNMAYNFYKKNTNNLNTPYDYSSIMHYGRTAFSIQYGRDSITPIPNANVQIGQRQGMSYWDIVRINLLYGC; translated from the coding sequence ATGACTCCCTctgccagcctgctgctgctgctgctgctgctcggcctCTGTCAGGCACATCCTctccaggaggaaggaggccaagaagaagaagaagtcccAGACACCATGGACATCACCACCAGGATTCTCACCTCCAACAACGCCACCGATGAGATGCTGCTGGAAGGAGACCTGCTGGCTCCCAAAACCAGAAACGCCATGACGTGCTGGTCCCAGAGCTGCCTGTGGAGGAAAGCTTCCAACGGCTTGGTGATGATCCCCTTCACCATGAGCGCTGAGTTCAGCAGCTGGGAGAGGCAGACCATCGACAGAGGAATGAAGGCcttccacagcagcacctgcaTCCGCTTCGTCCCCCGTCAGAACGAGTACGACTACATCAGCGTGGAGAACAGAGGCGGATGTTTCTCCGCTCTGGGCAGAACTGGAGGCAGACAGGTGCTCTCTCTCAACAAGCAGGGCTGCCTCTACCACGGCATCATCCAGCACGAGATCAACCACGCTCTGGGCTTCCAGCACGAACAGACCAGGAGCGACCGCGACTACTACGTCAGGATCAACTGGGAGAACATCGACCCCAACATGGCCTACAACTTCTACAAGAAGAACACCAACAACCTCAACACCCCCTACGACTACTCCTCCATCATGCACTACGGAAGAACGGCCTTCTCCATCCAGTACGGCAGGGACTCCATCACCCCCATCCCCAACGCCAACGTGCAGATCGGCCAGAGGCAGGGCATGTCCTACTGGGACATCGTGAGGATCAACCTGCTCTACGGCTGCTGA
- the LOC119007471 gene encoding high choriolytic enzyme 1-like, translating into MTPSASLLLLLLLLGLCQAHPLQEEGGQEEEEVPDTMDITTRILTSNNATDEMLLEGDLLAPKTRNAMTCWSQSCLWRKASNGLVMIPFTMSAEFSSWERQTIDRGMKAFHSSTCIRFVPRQNEYDYISVENRGGCFSALGRTGGRQVLSLNKQGCLYHGIIQHEINHALGFQHEQTRSDRDYYVRINWENIDPNMAYNFYKKNTNNLNTPYDYSSIMHYGRTAFSIQYGRDSITPIPNANVQIGQRQGMSYWDIVRINLLYGC; encoded by the coding sequence ATGACTCCCTctgccagcctgctgctgctgctgctgctgctcggcctCTGTCAGGCACATCCTctccaggaggaaggaggccaagaagaagaagaagtcccAGACACCATGGACATCACCACCAGGATTCTCACCTCCAACAACGCCACCGATGAGATGCTGCTGGAAGGAGACCTGCTGGCTCCCAAAACCAGAAACGCCATGACGTGCTGGTCCCAGAGCTGCCTGTGGAGGAAAGCTTCCAACGGCTTGGTGATGATCCCCTTCACCATGAGCGCTGAGTTCAGCAGCTGGGAGAGGCAGACCATCGACAGAGGAATGAAGGCcttccacagcagcacctgcaTCCGCTTCGTCCCCCGTCAGAACGAGTACGACTACATCAGCGTGGAGAACAGAGGCGGATGTTTCTCCGCTCTGGGCAGAACTGGAGGCAGACAGGTGCTCTCTCTCAACAAGCAGGGCTGCCTCTACCACGGCATCATCCAGCACGAGATCAACCACGCTCTGGGCTTCCAGCACGAACAGACCAGGAGCGACCGCGACTACTACGTCAGGATCAACTGGGAGAACATCGACCCCAACATGGCCTACAACTTCTACAAGAAGAACACCAACAACCTCAACACCCCCTACGACTACTCCTCCATCATGCACTACGGAAGAACAGCTTTCTCCATCCAGTACGGCAGGGACTCCATCACCCCCATCCCCAATGCCAACGTGCAGATCGGCCAGAGGCAGGGCATGTCCTACTGGGACATCGTGAGGATCAACCTGCTCTACGGCTGCTGA